A window from Macaca thibetana thibetana isolate TM-01 chromosome 7, ASM2454274v1, whole genome shotgun sequence encodes these proteins:
- the LOC126958829 gene encoding dehydrogenase/reductase SDR family member 2, mitochondrial isoform X1 has product MLPAVARGHRGWFHPCARLSVRMSSTGIDRKGILAERVAVVTGSTSGIGFAIARRLAQDGAHVVISSRKQQNVDRAAAQLQREGLSVAGIVCHVGKAEDRERLVATALEHCGGIDFLVCCAGVNPLVGSTLGTSEQIWDKILNVNVKSPALLLSQLLPYMEKRKGAVTLVSSVAAYFPRMELGVYNVSKTALLALTRTLALELAPKDIRVNCLVPGVIKTDFSKVVRIGYMGMNLSSSTSGSIFRCRGLGSQRTVQESCPSCALQMPATSPGRTSQWQASPLGSEGSGGGCAAAVPGPGA; this is encoded by the exons ATGCTGCCAGCAGTGGCCCGGGGCCACCGGGGCTGGTTTCATCCCTGTGCTAGGCTTTCTGTGAGGATGAGCAGCACTGGGATAGACCGGAAGGGCATCCTAGCTGAACGGGTAGCTGTGGTCACAGGGTCTACCAGTGG GATCGGCTTTGCCATCGCACGGCGTCTAGCCCAGGACGGGGCCCACGTGGTCATCAGCAGCCGGAAGCAGCAGAACGTGGACCGGGCTGCGGCCCAGCTGCAGAGGGAGGGACTGAGCGTGGCGGGCATCGTGTGCCACGTGGGGAAGGCTGAGGACCGGGAGCGGCTGGTGGCCACA GCCCTGGAGCACTGTGGGGGCATCGACTTCCTGGTGTGCTGTGCAGGGGTCAACCCTCTGGTGGGGAGCACTCTGGGGACCAGTGAGCAGATCTGGGACAAG ATCCTAAATGTGAATGTGAagtccccagccttgctgctgagCCAGTTGCTGCCCTACATGGAGAAGAG GAAGGGTGCTGTCACCCTGGTCTCTTCCGTTGCAGCTTATTTTCCAAGAATG GAGCTGGGTGTCTACAATGTCAGCAAGACAGCGCTGCTGGCTCTCACTAGAACACTGGCATTGGAGCTGGCCCCCAAGGACATCCGGGTAAACTGCCTGGTTCCAGGAGTAATCAAGACTGACTTCAGCAAAGTGGTGAGGATTGG TTACATGGGAATGAATCTCTCCTCAAGTACCTCAGGGAGTATCTTCAGATGCAGAG GATTGGGGAGCCAGAGGACTGTGCAGGAATCGTGTCCTTCCTGTGCTCTCCAGATGCCAGCTACATCACCGGGGAGAACATCGCAGTGGCAGGCTTCTCCTCTCGGCTCTGAGGGGAGTGGGGGTGGCTGTGCAGCTGCGGTCCCAGGCCCAGGAGCCTGA
- the LOC126958829 gene encoding dehydrogenase/reductase SDR family member 2, mitochondrial isoform X2: MLPAVARGHRGWFHPCARLSVRMSSTGIDRKGILAERVAVVTGSTSGIGFAIARRLAQDGAHVVISSRKQQNVDRAAAQLQREGLSVAGIVCHVGKAEDRERLVATALEHCGGIDFLVCCAGVNPLVGSTLGTSEQIWDKILNVNVKSPALLLSQLLPYMEKRKGAVTLVSSVAAYFPRMELGVYNVSKTALLALTRTLALELAPKDIRVNCLVPGVIKTDFSKVLHGNESLLKYLREYLQMQRIGEPEDCAGIVSFLCSPDASYITGENIAVAGFSSRL, from the exons ATGCTGCCAGCAGTGGCCCGGGGCCACCGGGGCTGGTTTCATCCCTGTGCTAGGCTTTCTGTGAGGATGAGCAGCACTGGGATAGACCGGAAGGGCATCCTAGCTGAACGGGTAGCTGTGGTCACAGGGTCTACCAGTGG GATCGGCTTTGCCATCGCACGGCGTCTAGCCCAGGACGGGGCCCACGTGGTCATCAGCAGCCGGAAGCAGCAGAACGTGGACCGGGCTGCGGCCCAGCTGCAGAGGGAGGGACTGAGCGTGGCGGGCATCGTGTGCCACGTGGGGAAGGCTGAGGACCGGGAGCGGCTGGTGGCCACA GCCCTGGAGCACTGTGGGGGCATCGACTTCCTGGTGTGCTGTGCAGGGGTCAACCCTCTGGTGGGGAGCACTCTGGGGACCAGTGAGCAGATCTGGGACAAG ATCCTAAATGTGAATGTGAagtccccagccttgctgctgagCCAGTTGCTGCCCTACATGGAGAAGAG GAAGGGTGCTGTCACCCTGGTCTCTTCCGTTGCAGCTTATTTTCCAAGAATG GAGCTGGGTGTCTACAATGTCAGCAAGACAGCGCTGCTGGCTCTCACTAGAACACTGGCATTGGAGCTGGCCCCCAAGGACATCCGGGTAAACTGCCTGGTTCCAGGAGTAATCAAGACTGACTTCAGCAAAGTG TTACATGGGAATGAATCTCTCCTCAAGTACCTCAGGGAGTATCTTCAGATGCAGAG GATTGGGGAGCCAGAGGACTGTGCAGGAATCGTGTCCTTCCTGTGCTCTCCAGATGCCAGCTACATCACCGGGGAGAACATCGCAGTGGCAGGCTTCTCCTCTCGGCTCTGA